The Mastomys coucha isolate ucsf_1 unplaced genomic scaffold, UCSF_Mcou_1 pScaffold3, whole genome shotgun sequence DNA window CGCTCTACCTGAGGGGCCCAGCGGGTCTCCCTTCTGGGGGGCGCCCCCCATGGAGTCCTGGCCCTCAGAAGACCCTCAGCAAGggatggctgctgctgctgctgctgttgctgaggACCAGTTAGAGCAAGTGCTGCCAGAAGCTCTGCCATACCTTTCCAGAGGAGATTCTCTGCCTGAGGCTTTCTCTGCACCCGCTGAGGCAGAAGCCTTAGTCAGGAGCCCATTCTGGTTTCTCGTCCCCAAGCTTCTGCCTGGTTTATCTGGGAGGATCCTAAGGCCTGGAACATCCTGGGGAAGTGGAGGGGCTGGAACTGGGTGGGGAATAAGGCCCATGCCATATCCTTCTGGAATATGGGGTAGCAACAGTTTAGTATCAGGTACTGGCTTGATGGGTAAGGTTCGGTACCCAGTAGGGAGCTGGGGGGGAAATGTTCGGTACCCAGTAGGGAGCTGGGGAGGAAATGTTCGGTACCCAGTAGGGAGCTGGGGGGGAAATAGTTGGTACCCAATAGGGAGCTGGGGAGGTAATGGTTGGTATCCAGGAGGGAGCTGGGGGGGAAATGTTCGGTACCCAGTAGGGAGCTGGGGGGGAAATGCTCGGTACCCAGTAGGGAGCTGGGGGGGAAAGGTTCGGTACCCAGTAGGGAACTGGGGAGCTAATGGTCAGAATAGGCTTCCCCCGGGAGTCAGACCTCCTGGCTCTGGCTCTTCTGGAAGCATCCCCTAATCTCTCAGCTGGTTTGCAGCGGGGGAGGGGGAGCGGGGGCGgtaggggtgggtgtgggtgttagAGCTCAGCAAAAGCATGCTCAGTTGGGCCTGGTCACGtggtttctccttctctttccatttttaaagccTCCCCTGTCGACCTGAGCTGGTCACCAATAAATACAAGcagttcttgaatttggtttctcTCTGCATCATTGTTTCCGGGTATAACGGTGGGGCACCTGGGCCCTCCTCTTTTCTAACCATCCCTGTGGCTCTCTAGGGCCCCCTCCCTGTACACGCCACCTTGTCCCTATCTTTGCGGGGAGAAAGATCAAAGCCCAGGAATTTGAGGGTGAGCCCACTCCATGTTTTTGCCCCTGTCCAGGTGGGAAGGACCGTAGGAAGAGTTGAAAGTTCACCTgttgcaggagggagggagggagccaggagGTGCACCAAGCAGGCAACAGGCCAGGAGGGACAAATGCCTTTCCATTCACAGAACCCAGGGCCAAGGGAGGTCACGTGGCCTACACTTTCTTTTATTCCCCGATGGTCAAACTTCTTAGAAACAGAGGGTGCGTCCATCTCCTCCCTCGCACGCACCACTTAGCACTTTATGCGCAGAGTCACAGACTTTGAACATTTGCCCAATAAGCAGCAGCCTTGataaaggaggagagaaaagagaaggctgGGCTAGCAGCCCCACTGCGGCTTCGCCCGCTTTGTTCTCACCGGCT harbors:
- the CUNH6orf15 gene encoding uncharacterized protein C6orf15 homolog, giving the protein MQSCAGGSRAPLGLLLICLCLPGLFARSTGAPEEKVSPRSRQPSFTSLLSSGQPQPKPDPVNNELLGVLPRISESSQDGALPEGPSGSPFWGAPPMESWPSEDPQQGMAAAAAAVAEDQLEQVLPEALPYLSRGDSLPEAFSAPAEAEALVRSPFWFLVPKLLPGLSGRILRPGTSWGSGGAGTGWGIRPMPYPSGIWGSNSLVSGTGLMGKVRYPVGSWGGNVRYPVGSWGGNVRYPVGSWGGNSWYPIGSWGGNGWYPGGSWGGNVRYPVGSWGGNARYPVGSWGGKVRYPVGNWGANGQNRLPPGVRPPGSGSSGSIP